The Coleofasciculaceae cyanobacterium genome includes a region encoding these proteins:
- a CDS encoding Nif11-like leader peptide family RiPP precursor — translation MTQQNALAFFTHVEQNPTLKQKVQAAPSKEELFNIAQEAGYSFSADDLKAVSQESESEELNEQELEAVAGGTVKDVASEVVDTAKDVWDALW, via the coding sequence ATGACACAACAAAACGCCTTAGCATTCTTCACTCATGTAGAGCAAAATCCAACTTTAAAGCAAAAAGTACAGGCAGCACCTAGCAAGGAAGAACTATTTAATATTGCTCAAGAAGCTGGTTATAGTTTTTCTGCTGATGACCTTAAAGCAGTCTCTCAAGAATCTGAATCGGAGGAATTAAATGAACAAGAATTAGAAGCAGTAGCTGGAGGTACTGTAAAAGATGTTGCAAGCGAAGTTGTAGATACTGCTAAAGATGTCTGGGATGCACTTTGGTAA